In a single window of the Actinomycetota bacterium genome:
- a CDS encoding AI-2E family transporter, which produces MADLPEEPLPATRDERMPRWVWRAVVLFWIGYLVTLAGRHVFSRLHTLFVLLLVALFLSLAIEPGVDRLARRGWRRGRATAVILLAFFAATAVFVGAIGTLVATQTADLLQNSERYVNRTVDFLNDTFNANIDPAEVNEAIQDPDGPVQQFIKSQQDEALQLSVAALGGLLQAFSVLLFTFYLVADGPRLRRAICSRLPPDRQRRVLDTWDLAITKTGGYLFSRALLALLSAFFHWIAFQALGTPAPVALALWVGIVSQFLPVVGTYLAGILPALLTFIDSPFRALLVVVVVVVYQQMENYLFAPRITARTMELHPAVAFGSAIAGAAVLGPVGAVLALPAAAMGSALASAGGMRHDVITDRLTEVQRRRTRRWLGARRAPPPEADR; this is translated from the coding sequence ATGGCCGACCTGCCGGAGGAGCCGCTCCCGGCCACCCGGGACGAGCGAATGCCACGCTGGGTGTGGCGCGCGGTGGTGCTGTTCTGGATCGGGTACCTGGTCACCCTCGCCGGGCGTCATGTCTTCTCGCGGCTGCACACGTTGTTCGTGCTGCTGCTCGTGGCGCTGTTCTTGTCGCTCGCGATCGAGCCTGGGGTCGACCGGCTGGCACGGCGTGGCTGGAGGCGCGGCCGCGCCACGGCAGTGATCCTGCTCGCCTTCTTCGCCGCCACGGCCGTCTTCGTCGGCGCCATCGGCACACTCGTCGCCACCCAGACCGCCGACCTGCTGCAGAACTCGGAGCGCTACGTCAATCGCACCGTCGACTTCTTGAACGACACCTTCAACGCGAACATCGACCCCGCCGAAGTGAACGAAGCGATCCAGGATCCAGACGGCCCGGTGCAGCAGTTCATCAAGAGCCAGCAGGACGAGGCGCTGCAGCTCTCCGTCGCTGCGCTGGGCGGGCTGCTCCAGGCGTTCTCCGTGCTGCTGTTCACGTTCTACCTGGTCGCCGACGGACCACGTCTACGAAGAGCGATCTGCTCACGCCTGCCGCCCGATCGACAACGGCGCGTGCTCGACACGTGGGACCTCGCGATCACGAAGACCGGTGGGTATCTGTTCTCCCGCGCCCTGCTCGCCTTGCTGTCGGCGTTCTTCCACTGGATCGCGTTCCAGGCGCTCGGCACGCCCGCACCGGTAGCTCTCGCCCTGTGGGTGGGGATCGTGTCCCAGTTCCTCCCCGTCGTCGGCACGTATCTGGCCGGCATCCTGCCGGCGCTGCTGACGTTCATCGACTCGCCCTTCCGGGCGTTGCTCGTCGTCGTGGTGGTCGTCGTCTACCAGCAGATGGAGAACTACCTGTTCGCGCCGCGCATCACGGCGCGCACGATGGAGCTGCACCCCGCGGTGGCATTCGGGTCGGCCATCGCCGGCGCGGCCGTGCTCGGTCCGGTGGGCGCCGTCCTCGCCCTGCCGGCAGCGGCGATGGGCTCCGCGCTGGCCTCGGCCGGCGGGATGCGCCACGACGTGATCACCGACCGCCTGACCGAAGTGCAACGGCGCCGAACTCGACGCTGGCTCGGCGCCCGGCGAGCACCACCTCCAGAGGCTGACCGATGA
- a CDS encoding asparaginase encodes MTRTDQYAPLAVTTRNGHDESLHHGALVALDADGSVAFAVGDPSVEIYPRSTIKPLQAAVMVDAGLDLTPELLALVCASHDGAAEHLAGVRRILAVAGLDEGSLANTADLPFDAATARKALMRGEGASRLAQTCSGKHAGMLVTSVINGWPADASYLDSEHPLQQRILAAFASTAGEEPAHVGVDGCGSPAPVITLVGTARMLRSITTGAAGPGGLRVADAMRNHPDMVGGPARPVSLLMSGISGLIAKDGAEGVCVAGLPDGRTVALKVADGAPRPFAPVLFSALDRLGIDVSGVAASGRHSFVRGHGAVVGEVLSLL; translated from the coding sequence ATGACGCGCACCGATCAGTACGCGCCGCTCGCGGTTACGACGCGCAACGGACACGACGAATCCCTCCACCACGGCGCCCTCGTGGCCCTGGACGCTGACGGCTCTGTGGCGTTCGCGGTCGGCGACCCCTCGGTCGAGATCTACCCGCGCTCAACGATCAAGCCGCTACAGGCGGCCGTGATGGTGGACGCCGGCCTCGACCTGACCCCCGAGCTGCTCGCCCTGGTGTGCGCCAGCCACGACGGGGCGGCCGAGCACCTCGCCGGGGTGCGGCGCATCCTCGCCGTCGCCGGCCTCGACGAGGGTTCACTCGCCAACACCGCCGACCTGCCGTTCGACGCGGCGACTGCGCGCAAGGCGTTGATGCGCGGCGAAGGCGCGTCGCGGCTGGCGCAGACGTGTTCAGGAAAGCACGCCGGCATGCTGGTGACCTCGGTGATCAACGGCTGGCCGGCGGACGCCTCGTACCTCGATTCCGAGCACCCCCTCCAGCAGCGCATCCTCGCGGCGTTCGCGTCGACGGCCGGTGAGGAGCCGGCGCACGTCGGTGTCGACGGTTGCGGCTCACCCGCGCCGGTGATCACCCTCGTCGGCACGGCGCGGATGCTGCGCTCGATCACGACCGGCGCCGCCGGCCCCGGCGGGCTGCGCGTCGCCGACGCGATGCGCAACCATCCCGACATGGTCGGCGGCCCGGCGCGCCCTGTCTCCTTGCTCATGTCGGGGATCTCCGGGCTGATCGCGAAGGACGGCGCCGAGGGTGTTTGCGTGGCGGGTCTGCCCGACGGGCGCACGGTGGCGCTGAAGGTGGCCGACGGTGCGCCGCGGCCGTTCGCGCCGGTGCTGTTCTCCGCGCTCGACAGGCTCGGGATAGACGTTTCGGGGGTGGCGGCAAGCGGCCGTCACTCATTCGTGCGAGGCCATGGCGCCGTCGTCGGCGAGGTGCTCTCGCTGCTGTGA
- a CDS encoding alpha/beta hydrolase, whose protein sequence is MALLLAILGIAALVATVLGLTSPRHPYPLMPLTFMVAWLTGDLAVFHLVLQVGVTALLVALGALDATAGIVGLVAMVLSWVGLVVLARRQRAAGPAFDAALAGVGIGTGRASVAAAPIPLRSLVNPFVPSRAGVEIVENIAYGDEKRHRLDVLKPADGRTGCPVLLQIHGGGWMIGNKHQQGQPLMRHLARNGWVCVAPNYRLSPRATFPDHLVDVKRALAWVREHIAEHGGDASFVVVTGGSAGGHLAALVGLTANNPRFQPGFEHADTAVQACVPVYGVYDFLDRYGLRLGQYERMLNKYVMKTTRLDDEDGWSAASPLSHVCIDAPPFFVIQGSQDTLVWVEEARRFVEDLRALSTSTVAYAEVPYAQHAFDVLVTRRSLVMVRAVEAFLEAVRAARVS, encoded by the coding sequence ATGGCATTGCTGCTCGCGATCCTCGGCATAGCGGCGCTCGTGGCGACGGTGCTCGGGCTGACGAGCCCCAGGCACCCGTATCCGTTGATGCCGCTCACGTTCATGGTCGCCTGGCTCACCGGCGACCTCGCCGTGTTCCACCTGGTGCTACAGGTGGGCGTCACGGCGTTGCTCGTCGCGCTGGGTGCCCTCGACGCCACGGCGGGGATCGTCGGGCTGGTGGCGATGGTGCTGTCGTGGGTGGGGCTGGTGGTGCTCGCGCGCCGTCAGCGTGCCGCGGGGCCGGCGTTCGACGCCGCGCTCGCCGGTGTGGGCATCGGCACCGGGCGGGCGTCCGTCGCCGCGGCGCCGATCCCGCTGCGTTCCCTGGTCAACCCGTTCGTGCCGAGCCGGGCGGGGGTCGAGATCGTGGAGAACATCGCGTACGGCGACGAGAAGCGGCACCGCCTCGACGTGCTGAAGCCCGCCGACGGCCGCACTGGCTGCCCCGTGCTTCTGCAGATCCACGGCGGAGGTTGGATGATCGGCAACAAGCACCAGCAGGGCCAGCCGCTGATGCGCCACCTCGCGCGGAACGGGTGGGTGTGCGTCGCCCCCAACTACCGGCTGTCGCCGCGGGCGACCTTCCCTGACCACCTGGTGGACGTGAAGCGCGCCCTCGCCTGGGTGCGTGAGCACATCGCCGAGCACGGCGGCGACGCTTCGTTCGTCGTCGTCACCGGCGGCTCGGCGGGAGGCCACCTGGCGGCGCTCGTCGGGCTCACCGCCAACAACCCGCGCTTCCAGCCGGGCTTCGAGCACGCCGACACCGCGGTGCAGGCCTGCGTGCCGGTCTACGGCGTGTACGACTTCCTCGACCGTTACGGTCTGCGCCTCGGCCAGTACGAGCGCATGCTGAACAAGTACGTGATGAAGACCACCCGCCTCGACGACGAGGACGGCTGGAGCGCGGCCTCGCCGCTGTCCCATGTGTGCATCGACGCGCCGCCGTTCTTCGTCATCCAAGGGAGCCAGGACACCCTCGTCTGGGTCGAGGAGGCCCGTCGGTTCGTGGAGGACCTGCGTGCACTGTCGACCTCGACCGTGGCCTATGCCGAGGTGCCCTACGCACAGCACGCGTTCGACGTGCTGGTGACCCGCCGCAGCCTGGTCATGGTGCGCGCGGTCGAGGCCTTCCTCGAGGCCGTGCGCGCCGCTCGCGTCTCCTGA
- a CDS encoding 4Fe-4S dicluster domain-containing protein has protein sequence MGVAVTLGPAAVGDAVRWLRAEGYRALGPVVEDDAVRYRDLDDTWDAPRGWQLEQSPGRARLVRRDDDAAFAWVPGADSWKQFLYPSSDEVFRATLTAEGWTVAPPRAHERPLAIVGARACELQAIHVLDLVFLDADHPDPRYAARRNGLFVLAVDCAEPGGTCACVSAGGGPRPEHGYDARFSELAGGRGFVAVAGTDRGAALLGALGGQPSSPAEVADTDRRAAEAAGRMGRAFPDAHLPTVLAAALEHPRWDDVAQRCLACGNCTLVCPTCFCGSHADHTAPGGGVAPHEVVRTHEWASCFQADHSKLGEGVVHAGTRSRYRQWLTHKLGTWWDQFGVSGCVGCGRCITWCPVGIDITIEAGALAEPAPSRAPSGAADVEGGRR, from the coding sequence ATGGGGGTCGCAGTGACGCTTGGTCCTGCCGCCGTCGGAGACGCCGTGCGGTGGCTACGTGCAGAGGGCTACCGCGCGCTCGGACCCGTGGTCGAAGACGACGCGGTCCGCTACCGCGACCTCGACGACACCTGGGACGCGCCCCGGGGTTGGCAGCTGGAGCAGTCTCCCGGCCGGGCGCGCCTCGTCCGCCGTGACGACGACGCCGCCTTCGCCTGGGTACCCGGTGCCGACTCGTGGAAGCAGTTCCTCTACCCGTCCTCGGACGAGGTCTTTCGGGCGACGCTCACCGCTGAGGGCTGGACGGTCGCGCCGCCGCGCGCGCACGAGCGCCCGCTCGCCATCGTCGGTGCCCGCGCATGCGAGCTGCAGGCCATCCACGTGCTCGACCTCGTCTTCCTCGACGCCGATCATCCCGACCCCCGCTACGCCGCCCGGCGCAACGGGCTGTTCGTGCTCGCCGTCGACTGCGCCGAACCGGGCGGCACCTGCGCGTGCGTGTCGGCCGGCGGCGGGCCGCGTCCCGAGCACGGTTACGACGCCCGCTTCTCCGAGCTCGCCGGCGGTCGAGGCTTCGTCGCCGTGGCCGGCACAGACCGCGGCGCCGCGCTGCTCGGCGCGCTCGGCGGGCAACCGTCGTCGCCCGCGGAGGTCGCCGACACCGACCGCCGGGCCGCCGAGGCCGCCGGCCGGATGGGCCGCGCGTTCCCGGACGCCCACCTGCCGACCGTGCTCGCGGCCGCGCTGGAGCACCCCCGGTGGGACGACGTCGCCCAGCGCTGCCTGGCGTGTGGCAACTGCACCCTCGTCTGCCCGACCTGCTTCTGCGGTTCCCATGCAGACCACACCGCTCCCGGAGGGGGCGTGGCTCCCCACGAGGTGGTGCGCACACACGAGTGGGCGTCGTGCTTCCAGGCGGATCATTCCAAGCTCGGCGAGGGCGTCGTCCACGCCGGAACGCGTTCGCGCTACCGGCAGTGGCTAACCCACAAGCTCGGCACGTGGTGGGACCAGTTCGGGGTGAGCGGCTGCGTCGGGTGTGGGCGCTGCATCACCTGGTGCCCCGTCGGGATCGACATCACGATCGAGGCTGGCGCCCTCGCCGAACCGGCACCGAGCCGTGCGCCGTCCGGGGCGGCCGACGTCGAAGGAGGCCGGCGATGA
- a CDS encoding MBL fold metallo-hydrolase — protein sequence MPFVAPLDDPRYGEEVGVSPLVRRVIARNPSKYTYCGTGTYVVGRGEVAVIDPGPLLDTHRDALAAALAGERVVAIVVTHCHSDHSPLAAWLRDETGAPTIAFGPHGALADDDPAEWSDWPEPADEAPAGGEAATEEPRESVDASFVPDVVVADGDLVASGAGWTLSAVHTPGHTSNHLCVALAEESTLFTGDHVMGWSTTVVSPPDGDMRAYVESLRKVQGRSDAVLRPTHGNAVTDPAPFLAAYLAHRLERERQVLEAVQGGAGRVRPMVESLYADVVPALHRPAARSVLAHLVKLVDDGLVAVDAGGQPRLSSTYRPV from the coding sequence ATCCCGTTCGTCGCGCCGCTCGACGACCCCCGCTACGGCGAGGAGGTCGGGGTGAGCCCGCTCGTGCGTCGGGTCATCGCGCGGAATCCGTCCAAGTACACGTACTGCGGCACCGGCACCTACGTGGTCGGTCGCGGTGAGGTGGCGGTGATCGATCCCGGGCCGCTGCTCGACACCCATCGCGACGCGCTCGCGGCGGCGCTCGCGGGCGAGCGCGTCGTGGCGATCGTCGTCACCCACTGCCATTCCGACCACTCGCCGCTCGCCGCGTGGCTGCGCGACGAGACAGGTGCGCCGACGATCGCCTTCGGCCCGCACGGCGCGCTGGCTGACGACGATCCGGCCGAGTGGAGCGACTGGCCCGAGCCAGCCGACGAGGCCCCAGCAGGCGGCGAGGCCGCGACGGAGGAGCCGCGCGAGTCCGTCGACGCGTCGTTCGTCCCCGACGTCGTCGTCGCCGACGGCGACCTGGTCGCGAGCGGTGCGGGCTGGACCCTGTCGGCGGTCCACACCCCTGGGCACACTTCGAACCACCTCTGCGTGGCGCTCGCCGAAGAGTCGACTCTGTTCACCGGCGACCACGTGATGGGCTGGAGCACCACCGTCGTGTCGCCCCCCGACGGCGACATGCGCGCCTACGTCGAGTCGCTGCGCAAGGTGCAGGGCCGCAGCGACGCCGTGCTGCGGCCCACCCACGGCAACGCGGTCACCGATCCGGCGCCGTTCCTCGCCGCCTACCTCGCGCACCGTCTCGAACGCGAGAGGCAGGTGCTCGAAGCCGTGCAGGGCGGTGCCGGACGCGTCCGGCCGATGGTCGAGTCGCTGTACGCCGACGTCGTGCCCGCGCTGCACCGCCCGGCGGCGCGCAGCGTGCTCGCGCACCTGGTCAAGCTCGTCGACGACGGCCTGGTCGCCGTCGACGCGGGAGGCCAGCCGCGGCTCTCGTCTACGTACCGCCCGGTGTGA
- a CDS encoding wax ester/triacylglycerol synthase family O-acyltransferase — MSSQDAAFLYAETPTWHMHVGALSVVDPSAGDGKFSFELLRELTIERLPSIPQFRWKLVDVPLGIDRPGWIEAGDIDPEYHIRRATVPPPGDEAAFDQLVADILSTKLDRSRPLWEIHVIDGLASGMAGVVTKMHHSLIDGVSGSGLTEVLLDMDAVPRPAPEVELDLISAEVPNQTALFAEGLVRTTLATPVRIARFSAQTIRQMVGAVERLRQGARPALPYSAPATPLNGEFTARRQLGRVTVSMQTIQQVKRALGERLDGVKMNDVVLGIVAGSLREYLAAADALPDVPLVVQVPVSLRVKGDLDVGSKVGSMFAHLPTHLDDPIERVEAIVESTRAGKEMQKMFAEHRQMGVTETMSPGMLGFVAHLFTSLHMERTPASVNLVVSNVPGPPIPLYMAGAALVGMFPLGPLLLGMGLNISVFSHGDQVDIGCLTCPDLVQEPDRIAQGMTTALDELALALGIEPG; from the coding sequence ATGTCAAGCCAGGACGCGGCCTTCCTCTACGCCGAGACGCCGACGTGGCACATGCACGTCGGCGCACTCTCCGTGGTCGATCCCTCGGCCGGCGACGGCAAGTTCTCCTTCGAGCTGCTGCGTGAGCTCACCATCGAGCGCTTGCCGTCGATCCCCCAGTTCCGCTGGAAGCTCGTCGACGTGCCGCTCGGCATCGACCGCCCGGGCTGGATCGAGGCCGGCGACATCGACCCCGAATACCACATCCGCCGGGCCACCGTTCCCCCGCCGGGCGACGAGGCCGCGTTCGACCAACTCGTCGCGGACATCTTGTCGACCAAGCTCGACCGCAGCCGGCCGCTCTGGGAGATCCACGTCATCGACGGCCTGGCCAGCGGCATGGCCGGGGTGGTCACGAAGATGCACCACTCCCTCATCGACGGGGTGTCCGGGTCGGGCTTGACAGAGGTGCTGCTCGACATGGACGCCGTGCCCCGCCCGGCACCGGAGGTCGAGCTCGACCTGATCAGCGCGGAGGTGCCGAACCAGACGGCGCTCTTCGCCGAAGGACTCGTGCGCACCACGCTCGCCACGCCGGTGCGCATCGCCCGCTTCTCGGCACAGACGATCCGCCAGATGGTCGGTGCTGTCGAGCGGTTGCGACAGGGCGCGCGGCCGGCGCTGCCCTACTCGGCGCCGGCCACCCCGCTGAACGGCGAGTTCACCGCGCGGCGCCAGCTCGGGCGGGTGACGGTGTCGATGCAGACCATCCAGCAGGTGAAGCGGGCGCTCGGCGAACGCCTCGACGGCGTCAAGATGAACGACGTGGTGCTCGGCATCGTCGCCGGCTCGCTGCGTGAGTACCTGGCAGCGGCCGATGCGCTGCCCGACGTCCCGCTCGTCGTGCAGGTGCCGGTGTCGTTGCGGGTGAAGGGCGATCTCGACGTCGGCTCCAAGGTGGGCTCGATGTTCGCGCACCTGCCGACGCACCTCGACGACCCCATCGAGCGGGTGGAAGCGATCGTCGAGAGCACCCGTGCCGGCAAGGAGATGCAGAAGATGTTCGCCGAGCACCGACAGATGGGCGTCACCGAGACGATGAGCCCCGGCATGCTCGGGTTCGTCGCCCACCTGTTCACCTCACTGCACATGGAGCGCACGCCGGCCTCGGTCAACCTGGTCGTCTCCAACGTGCCCGGCCCGCCGATCCCGCTCTACATGGCCGGAGCGGCGCTGGTCGGGATGTTCCCCCTGGGGCCGCTGCTGCTCGGGATGGGCCTCAACATCAGCGTGTTCAGCCATGGCGACCAGGTGGACATCGGCTGCCTCACCTGCCCCGACCTCGTCCAGGAGCCGGACCGCATCGCGCAAGGGATGACTACCGCTCTCGACGAGCTCGCGCTGGCCCTCGGAATCGAACCCGGCTAG
- a CDS encoding gamma-glutamyl-gamma-aminobutyrate hydrolase family protein gives MPDRRRRDVADAEVPLVAVAGRIAAPGRVSRSAISFAGRVYLDAVMRSGGEPLTLSPREVRHDEAVHLLSRFDGLVLMGGSDVDPSLYGEHRAPHVYGVVPEQDHFEMALVYAAIELRLPTLAVCRGIQVVNVALGGTLIQHIADLPDVIEHAPPKFPLGHDHVLHHVDIDPGSRLAAAMGATEARVASFHHQGIDDLGETLTVVSRSPDGLIEGLEHDGDDQWLVGVQWHPEDTATVDAHQQALYDGFVGEARRYGAARTGHSRHRPRQAAELAEVRAVPGT, from the coding sequence GTGCCCGATCGTCGTCGCCGTGACGTCGCGGACGCCGAGGTTCCCCTCGTCGCCGTAGCAGGTCGCATCGCCGCGCCCGGCCGCGTCTCCCGCAGCGCGATCTCGTTCGCCGGGCGGGTCTACCTCGACGCGGTGATGCGTTCCGGCGGTGAACCGCTCACGCTCAGTCCTCGCGAGGTGCGCCACGACGAGGCCGTCCACCTGCTGTCGCGCTTCGACGGGCTGGTGCTGATGGGCGGCAGCGACGTCGACCCCTCTCTGTACGGTGAGCACCGCGCCCCCCACGTGTACGGGGTGGTGCCCGAGCAGGACCACTTCGAGATGGCGCTCGTGTATGCGGCGATCGAGCTACGCCTGCCCACGCTTGCCGTGTGCCGTGGCATCCAGGTGGTGAACGTGGCCCTCGGGGGCACGCTGATCCAGCACATCGCCGACCTGCCCGACGTCATCGAGCACGCCCCACCGAAGTTCCCCCTCGGCCACGACCACGTGCTCCACCACGTCGACATCGACCCCGGCAGCCGGCTCGCGGCTGCGATGGGCGCTACCGAGGCCCGGGTGGCGTCGTTCCACCACCAGGGCATCGACGACCTCGGCGAGACGCTCACCGTCGTATCGCGCTCACCCGATGGCTTGATCGAAGGGCTCGAGCACGACGGCGACGACCAGTGGCTGGTCGGTGTCCAGTGGCATCCGGAGGACACCGCCACCGTCGACGCGCACCAGCAAGCCCTCTACGACGGCTTCGTCGGCGAGGCTCGCCGCTACGGCGCGGCGAGGACCGGGCACAGCAGGCACCGCCCTCGCCAGGCGGCCGAGCTGGCAGAGGTCCGGGCAGTGCCCGGCACCTGA
- a CDS encoding oxidoreductase: MSRPSVAVWKFASCDGCQLTLLDCEDELLQLAEALEIAMFLEAGPSEERTHYDISLVEGSITTAHDADRIRDIRNRSGLLVTIGACATSGGIQALRNQADVDDYLHVVYPRAEWIETLATSTPIADHVKVDFELRGCPISKHQLLAALSALLAGRRLPVSSHSVCVECKAVGNNCVLVAHGTPCLGPVTHAGCGALCPAFRRGCYGCFGPSEQANVDGLLRWFELTGMPSDGARRALASFNVNAPQFASVDREEVSP; encoded by the coding sequence ATGAGCCGCCCGTCGGTAGCTGTCTGGAAGTTCGCCTCGTGCGACGGCTGCCAGCTCACCTTGCTCGACTGCGAGGACGAGCTGCTGCAGCTTGCAGAGGCACTGGAGATCGCGATGTTCCTCGAGGCCGGCCCCTCCGAGGAGCGCACGCACTACGACATCAGCCTCGTCGAGGGCTCGATCACCACCGCACACGACGCCGACCGCATCCGCGACATCCGCAACCGGTCCGGCCTGCTCGTCACGATCGGTGCATGTGCAACAAGTGGCGGCATCCAGGCATTGCGCAACCAGGCGGACGTCGACGACTATCTCCACGTCGTGTATCCGCGCGCGGAGTGGATCGAGACGCTCGCCACCTCGACGCCGATCGCCGACCATGTGAAGGTCGACTTCGAGCTGCGCGGCTGCCCGATCTCCAAGCACCAACTGCTCGCGGCGCTGTCGGCACTGCTCGCCGGGCGTCGCCTGCCGGTCAGCTCGCACTCGGTGTGCGTCGAGTGCAAGGCGGTCGGCAACAACTGCGTGCTCGTCGCCCACGGCACACCGTGCCTCGGCCCGGTCACCCATGCCGGATGCGGCGCACTCTGCCCGGCGTTCCGGCGCGGCTGCTACGGCTGCTTCGGCCCGAGCGAGCAGGCGAACGTCGACGGGCTGCTCCGCTGGTTCGAGCTGACCGGGATGCCCAGCGACGGCGCGCGGCGCGCGTTGGCGAGCTTCAACGTGAACGCTCCCCAGTTCGCCTCGGTCGACCGGGAGGAGGTGTCACCGTGA
- a CDS encoding cyclic nucleotide-binding domain-containing protein — translation MIRDQIKSHPFFAGLHVDAVDALAAMSEIERFPAGTWIAREGHVAEHMFALVRGRAMVEAARPGGRTTVLNTVDAGEVIGWSWLFAPHRWHFDVLAVEEVEALAVRAEDLREMLDREPVVGNLLTRRLAQVMAARLTAARLQLLDVYGSTDA, via the coding sequence ATGATCCGCGACCAGATCAAGTCCCATCCCTTCTTCGCCGGCCTGCACGTCGACGCGGTCGACGCGCTCGCCGCGATGAGCGAGATCGAGCGCTTCCCGGCCGGCACGTGGATCGCGCGTGAGGGCCACGTCGCGGAGCACATGTTCGCTCTCGTGCGCGGCCGGGCGATGGTCGAGGCCGCCCGACCCGGAGGCCGCACGACCGTGCTCAACACGGTCGACGCGGGTGAGGTGATCGGCTGGTCGTGGCTGTTCGCGCCACATCGCTGGCACTTCGACGTGCTGGCGGTGGAAGAGGTCGAGGCGCTCGCGGTGCGGGCCGAGGACCTGCGCGAGATGCTCGACCGCGAGCCCGTCGTCGGCAACCTGCTGACGCGTCGCCTCGCCCAGGTGATGGCCGCGCGACTCACCGCCGCCCGCCTGCAGTTGCTCGACGTCTACGGGAGCACCGATGCATGA
- a CDS encoding DUF4203 domain-containing protein, with the protein MEDVVVGLLAIVAGVVFCFRGYLTMRVVVPIWGALAGFMFGAGLVSSFGSDGFLRSVLGWIVGVVVAVVFALLAYTYYEVSVLIAMAAIGFALGTTVMVAIGVSWTWLIVLAGLAAGTLLALFAIVADMPMVLLTVLTALAGASAIVFGVMLLTGVVETADFESVIATKAINDDWWWYLIYGALALAGVVTQMRSLQTLRQSLRDSWAEAGGHSLRSDSASPRPA; encoded by the coding sequence GTGGAAGACGTAGTCGTCGGTTTACTGGCGATCGTGGCCGGCGTGGTGTTCTGCTTCCGCGGCTACCTCACCATGCGCGTGGTGGTGCCGATCTGGGGAGCCCTCGCCGGCTTCATGTTCGGCGCCGGCCTGGTGTCCTCGTTCGGTAGCGACGGGTTCCTGCGCAGCGTGCTCGGGTGGATCGTCGGGGTGGTGGTCGCCGTCGTCTTCGCTCTGCTCGCCTACACCTACTACGAGGTGTCGGTGCTCATCGCCATGGCGGCGATCGGCTTCGCCCTCGGTACGACCGTGATGGTCGCCATCGGCGTGAGCTGGACTTGGCTGATCGTGCTCGCCGGCCTCGCCGCGGGCACGCTCCTCGCGCTGTTCGCAATCGTCGCCGACATGCCGATGGTGCTGCTGACGGTGCTCACCGCGCTCGCCGGAGCCAGCGCGATTGTCTTCGGGGTGATGCTCTTGACCGGGGTCGTCGAGACTGCCGACTTCGAGTCCGTGATCGCGACCAAGGCGATCAACGACGACTGGTGGTGGTACCTGATCTACGGCGCGCTCGCCCTCGCCGGTGTCGTCACCCAGATGCGCTCCCTGCAGACGCTGCGTCAATCGTTGCGTGACTCATGGGCCGAAGCCGGTGGCCACTCGCTGCGTTCCGACTCGGCGTCGCCGCGGCCTGCATGA